From Pseudobdellovibrio exovorus JSS, a single genomic window includes:
- a CDS encoding SGNH/GDSL hydrolase family protein, with amino-acid sequence MLISQKCKILVTTTLVFLLFLAVLDPVVLALTEEPLLTPAQIKAESLEYEPSAFSRQRIKREKRLIHKDEGLWVQINSYGYRGAEIEEPKKKFRLVIYGGSTVFDPLVAVSWPEQLQKELEAKGLPIEVINAGIPGASSAEITARFLSEVEFLKPDAVLLYEAWNDIRFFNKSAPQLPFIPSFQEQRNVYIYPANKVDEFLSEHSYLYLLARYKFLDIYFSEDNKNAIENRRANYGNDEMYGAEIKEDFKNQIKINYEAFVQIAKSAGVTPILATQAMLPVKHLKDEDRKKVNYRFVELNFDGILKASQLIQNEIRQVAKSRQLILVDADKDLSGRTEIFYDHVHFNGKGSEDFAHYMGTQLEKPLRNLSKSVRLK; translated from the coding sequence ATGTTGATAAGTCAGAAGTGTAAAATACTAGTAACGACGACGCTTGTTTTCTTGCTGTTTCTGGCGGTGCTAGATCCTGTCGTTTTAGCGTTGACCGAGGAGCCACTCCTCACACCCGCACAAATCAAAGCCGAATCGTTAGAGTACGAGCCTAGCGCCTTTTCAAGACAGCGAATCAAGCGTGAAAAACGACTGATACATAAAGATGAAGGGTTATGGGTTCAAATCAATAGCTATGGCTATCGCGGGGCTGAAATTGAGGAACCCAAAAAGAAATTTCGTCTGGTGATCTACGGCGGGTCCACCGTTTTTGATCCCTTAGTCGCGGTCAGCTGGCCCGAGCAACTGCAAAAAGAGTTAGAAGCAAAAGGTCTTCCTATCGAAGTGATCAATGCAGGAATCCCTGGGGCCTCAAGTGCAGAAATCACCGCCAGATTCCTTTCAGAGGTAGAGTTTTTAAAGCCAGATGCGGTTCTGCTTTATGAAGCGTGGAATGACATTCGGTTTTTCAATAAAAGCGCGCCACAACTTCCGTTTATTCCCTCTTTTCAGGAACAAAGAAATGTCTACATTTATCCCGCAAACAAAGTGGACGAGTTTCTTTCAGAGCACTCTTATTTATACTTACTGGCACGCTATAAGTTCCTCGATATTTATTTTTCAGAAGACAACAAAAACGCCATAGAAAATCGCCGTGCGAACTATGGCAACGACGAAATGTACGGCGCAGAAATAAAAGAAGATTTCAAAAATCAAATTAAAATCAACTATGAAGCTTTTGTCCAGATAGCTAAAAGCGCAGGGGTAACGCCCATTTTAGCAACGCAGGCGATGTTGCCCGTAAAACATCTAAAAGACGAAGATAGAAAAAAAGTGAACTATCGTTTTGTCGAGCTGAATTTTGACGGAATATTAAAAGCCTCGCAATTAATTCAAAATGAAATCCGACAGGTCGCTAAGTCACGACAATTGATTCTGGTTGATGCGGACAAAGATCTTTCGGGAAGAACAGAGATTTTTTATGATCATGTGCACTTCAACGGAAAAGGCTCAGAAGATTTTGCTCACTATATGGGAACACAATTAGAAAAGCCGCTTAGGAATCTTTCAAAAAGCGTTCGTTTAAAGTGA